One region of Bacterioplanoides sp. SCSIO 12839 genomic DNA includes:
- a CDS encoding MORN repeat-containing protein → MKFYQWIGFVCLVVSCDIDAEHCEAKLPDSSVYIGNCEDGLFHGQGKLEWRDGSSYKGEFNSGLIEGQGIFTSGVGWTHEGSFKDGSLHGYGIYIDPTGDRYEGEFKHGVYHGVGVFTGRNGDVCKAEYRDGLMHGKGRCSYSDGAKVNAEWKEGLLSGVGQTLMPNGDLYEGQYRDGYWNGLGTFTYVSGDIYVGEFANGMFHGEGEVRYSDGTHLKGKWVKGEYQDSTFSEHCESTAI, encoded by the coding sequence ATGAAATTTTATCAATGGATAGGCTTTGTTTGTCTCGTAGTGTCTTGTGATATCGATGCCGAACACTGTGAAGCAAAACTTCCAGACTCGTCTGTTTACATTGGCAACTGTGAAGATGGGCTGTTCCATGGTCAGGGAAAATTGGAGTGGCGCGATGGTTCTTCTTATAAAGGAGAATTCAACAGTGGTTTGATAGAAGGACAAGGGATCTTTACATCCGGTGTTGGCTGGACTCATGAAGGGTCATTTAAAGATGGCTCTTTGCATGGTTATGGCATTTATATTGATCCAACGGGAGATCGTTATGAAGGCGAGTTTAAGCACGGTGTATATCATGGAGTTGGTGTTTTTACAGGCCGCAATGGTGACGTATGTAAGGCTGAATATCGAGATGGCTTGATGCATGGTAAAGGTCGTTGCAGTTATTCTGATGGAGCGAAAGTTAACGCGGAATGGAAAGAAGGATTGTTGTCCGGTGTTGGCCAGACCCTTATGCCAAATGGTGATCTTTACGAGGGACAATATCGTGATGGTTATTGGAATGGTTTAGGAACATTCACATATGTCAGTGGTGATATTTATGTCGGAGAGTTTGCTAACGGTATGTTCCATGGAGAAGGAGAGGTCAGGTATTCGGATGGTACGCACTTAAAAGGGAAGTGGGTAAAGGGCGAGTATCAAGACAGTACTTTTTCTGAACACTGTGAATCTACAGCTATATAA
- a CDS encoding Calx-beta domain-containing protein has translation MPSSTPVALPLLITTLTLTACGGGGSSSSDPTPETNTPETTEPAPASPSGNALLRSTNLTAGEQCPTGGTRVDTGLDSNNNGVLDDQEVTETQYICNGADGADGADGADGADGADGADGADGADGADGADGADGKNTQLPIISNSQANEDSGQITFTLSLPEPATETVTVTWGTVDVTAESGEDYRASAGELVFAAGDQNKQIQIELIDDDRYECSEYFMLQTSSTLGSSAGFGRIDYDGDAGPQLSFAQSAMTINENAGNATVQVELQEASCIDNQITVSHSQVAALDPYAEHAQAGSDFTLTSSFIIPAGQTSASFDVTIIDDNDKELRESLLINLSGAGQIEMPANPLQLDILPVTARIFGGYYSSCALSQDNLLKCWGYGEDYNFATGGEKEYGTAYGEADLQYSCNEGNAEGLMVIQQIANDDNTCSDMLGGISYRRGPDNNGNGLLDDDEQNKTGKYCNTATKTYIYREEPLSADKFVCEQGGKGLYVGVDDNNDGKLQISDMGSNLPPALIGDEPLLDLTLGEDFSCGLFSGGDQPSDNIVKCWGDDDYTGLERDNGNSSVTGDDLAELGNALPAVQLGTDRYATAIAGGDDHTCVLLDNGRIKCWGEAGSGQLGYGDTTDRGDNTGSMGDNLPYVDLGTDNEGQPLLAKSISAGYTSSCAVLTDGRAKCWGRNRSTILGLNDDESYKGRSTFDMGNNLPFVELNNDLAEQIEIGYRHACAILTDGRVRCWGDNGDGQIGLGLSDRTIESTAFERRESLCADQNLLGRVNVIDPSDPATSCDLGGLEYQQVTDLNGNGVIDNNEPSSTREYCHTDSQTYISETRSLPVGSAYCPDAGGTQIDIGFDNGDGRLSSIVRRDENILQTGQGLMFDQLIATYYNTCARLSNGEHRCWGDEDYAINGDPSGNDWGDDDGELIATAPQPDMGSGRTVVEFAGRGYQMCALLDNHDVKCWGYSEYGELGRTQFYDEEVGDDEGEMGDNLPAVEVY, from the coding sequence ATGCCTTCCTCAACACCGGTAGCCTTGCCTTTATTGATCACGACCCTGACATTAACCGCCTGCGGTGGTGGAGGCAGCAGCTCTTCCGATCCCACGCCAGAAACCAATACACCTGAAACGACCGAGCCAGCACCCGCCTCCCCCTCCGGTAATGCCTTGCTGCGCAGCACAAACCTGACAGCCGGAGAACAGTGCCCAACTGGCGGTACACGCGTCGATACCGGACTGGATAGTAATAACAATGGTGTATTAGACGACCAAGAAGTAACCGAGACTCAATATATCTGTAATGGTGCTGACGGTGCTGACGGTGCTGACGGTGCTGACGGTGCTGACGGTGCTGACGGTGCTGACGGTGCTGACGGTGCTGACGGTGCTGACGGTGCTGACGGTGCTGACGGCAAAAATACCCAGTTGCCCATCATTAGCAACTCCCAGGCAAATGAAGACAGTGGTCAGATAACCTTTACTCTGTCACTTCCTGAGCCAGCAACCGAAACGGTGACGGTGACCTGGGGCACGGTCGATGTCACCGCAGAGTCCGGTGAAGACTACCGCGCCAGTGCCGGCGAACTGGTATTTGCGGCAGGTGACCAAAACAAACAAATTCAGATTGAACTCATCGATGATGACCGCTATGAGTGCAGCGAATATTTTATGCTGCAGACGAGTAGCACTCTGGGTAGCTCTGCCGGTTTTGGCCGTATTGATTACGATGGCGATGCCGGTCCGCAACTGAGCTTCGCGCAGTCAGCAATGACTATTAATGAGAATGCTGGCAACGCTACGGTTCAGGTTGAACTGCAAGAAGCCAGCTGCATTGATAATCAAATAACGGTTTCTCACTCACAAGTTGCCGCCTTAGATCCTTACGCCGAACATGCTCAGGCAGGCAGCGACTTCACCCTAACCAGTAGCTTTATTATTCCAGCCGGGCAAACGTCTGCCAGTTTTGATGTCACCATTATCGATGACAATGATAAAGAACTGCGCGAAAGCCTGCTGATTAATTTATCGGGCGCTGGTCAGATTGAAATGCCGGCCAATCCTCTTCAGCTGGATATTTTACCGGTCACCGCCCGCATTTTTGGCGGTTATTACTCCAGCTGCGCCTTGTCTCAGGACAATCTTTTAAAATGCTGGGGCTATGGAGAGGACTATAACTTCGCCACTGGCGGAGAAAAAGAATATGGCACCGCATATGGAGAAGCCGACCTGCAATACAGTTGCAACGAAGGTAATGCAGAAGGCCTGATGGTTATCCAACAAATCGCTAACGATGACAACACCTGCAGCGACATGCTTGGTGGCATTAGTTATCGCCGTGGCCCAGACAATAATGGCAATGGCCTGTTGGATGATGATGAACAGAACAAAACCGGCAAATACTGTAATACCGCAACAAAAACCTACATTTACCGCGAGGAGCCTCTGAGCGCCGATAAGTTTGTTTGCGAACAAGGTGGTAAAGGCCTGTATGTTGGTGTCGATGACAACAACGATGGCAAACTCCAGATTTCAGACATGGGTTCCAACCTGCCCCCGGCACTGATTGGCGATGAACCATTATTAGACCTTACCCTGGGTGAAGACTTCAGCTGTGGCTTGTTCTCTGGTGGCGATCAACCCAGCGACAATATCGTTAAGTGCTGGGGTGACGATGATTACACCGGTCTTGAGCGTGACAATGGCAATAGCTCAGTTACCGGTGACGACCTAGCGGAATTAGGCAATGCACTGCCTGCCGTTCAATTAGGAACCGACCGTTACGCCACGGCCATCGCTGGCGGCGATGATCATACCTGCGTGTTATTGGATAACGGCCGGATTAAATGCTGGGGAGAGGCAGGCAGCGGTCAACTGGGTTATGGCGATACAACCGATCGTGGTGACAACACTGGTAGCATGGGCGACAACCTGCCTTATGTCGACTTAGGAACCGATAATGAAGGCCAGCCTCTGCTCGCTAAATCAATCAGTGCCGGATACACCAGCAGCTGTGCAGTACTGACCGATGGCCGCGCGAAGTGCTGGGGCCGGAATCGTTCCACCATATTAGGCCTCAATGATGACGAGAGTTATAAAGGCAGATCCACCTTCGATATGGGCAACAACCTGCCTTTTGTTGAGCTCAACAACGACCTGGCTGAACAGATTGAAATTGGCTACCGACATGCCTGTGCCATTCTCACCGATGGCCGCGTCCGATGCTGGGGTGATAATGGAGACGGCCAGATTGGCTTAGGCCTTAGCGATAGAACCATCGAGAGTACCGCCTTTGAACGCAGAGAGTCCCTGTGCGCAGATCAGAACTTGCTGGGCCGGGTTAATGTGATTGATCCAAGTGACCCGGCGACCAGTTGTGACCTGGGTGGACTTGAATATCAACAAGTGACCGACCTCAATGGCAATGGCGTAATCGATAACAATGAACCCAGCAGTACACGCGAATACTGCCATACCGACTCACAAACCTATATTAGCGAAACCCGCTCACTGCCAGTTGGCTCGGCATATTGCCCGGATGCCGGAGGCACACAAATCGATATTGGCTTTGATAACGGCGATGGCCGCCTCAGCTCCATCGTTCGCCGCGATGAAAATATCCTGCAAACTGGCCAGGGGCTGATGTTTGATCAGTTAATTGCTACCTATTACAACACCTGTGCACGCCTTTCTAACGGCGAGCATCGATGCTGGGGTGACGAAGATTACGCCATTAATGGCGACCCGAGTGGTAATGACTGGGGCGATGATGATGGTGAGCTAATTGCCACAGCACCGCAGCCAGATATGGGCAGCGGCCGAACAGTCGTTGAGTTTGCCGGTCGTGGGTACCAGATGTGTGCCTTATTGGACAACCATGACGTCAAATGCTGGGGCTACAGTGAATACGGCGAGTTGGGCCGTACACAATTTTATGATGAAGAAGTTGGTGATGATGAGGGTGAAATGGGCGATAACCTGCCCGCAGTAGAGGTCTATTAA
- the rpsF gene encoding 30S ribosomal protein S6, whose amino-acid sequence MRHYEIVFLVHPDQSEQVPAMVERYTNTIEADGGQIHRFEDWGRRHLAYPINDVHKAHYILMNVECSQEALDELTTNFRYNDAVLRNLVIRRDEAITEISPIKAAESREDRRRSESRQETAETTEEAPAAEEAAEETQAEDSAE is encoded by the coding sequence ATGCGTCACTACGAAATCGTTTTTCTGGTACACCCAGATCAGAGCGAACAAGTACCAGCCATGGTAGAGCGTTACACCAACACAATCGAAGCTGACGGTGGCCAGATTCACCGCTTCGAAGACTGGGGTCGTCGCCACCTGGCATACCCAATCAACGACGTTCATAAAGCACACTACATTCTGATGAATGTTGAGTGTTCTCAGGAAGCCCTGGACGAACTGACTACCAACTTCCGTTACAACGACGCTGTTCTGCGTAACCTGGTAATCCGTCGTGATGAAGCTATTACCGAAATTTCTCCGATCAAAGCTGCTGAAAGCCGCGAAGATCGTCGTCGTTCTGAATCTCGTCAGGAAACTGCTGAGACTACAGAAGAAGCACCAGCTGCTGAAGAAGCTGCTGAAGAGACCCAAGCTGAAGACAGCGCTGAGTAA